One part of the Dermacentor andersoni chromosome 2, qqDerAnde1_hic_scaffold, whole genome shotgun sequence genome encodes these proteins:
- the icln gene encoding methylosome subunit pICln codes for MVILTSFPPPDEGIRHREEATAAFIQSRGLGKGTLYIAESRVSWVGQDSSGFSLEYPSVALHALSRDLRAFPEECLYLMIDGDLGEGEEESSENGQDDDEQPASEIRFVPDDKSHLEAMYKAMSECQALHPDPADVGDSDDDAVYEDADEEDEGAEYDVRAAEQQRGCHQLEADAGNGDWEAGDEPMETGQFEDAEPDH; via the exons ATGGTGATCCTTACCAGCTTCCCGCCACCGGACGAAGGCATCCGTCATCGCGAGGAGGCGACGGCCGCGTTTATCCAAAGCAGGGGCCTGGGCAAGGGAACGCTCTACATCGCCGAGAG CCGTGTCTCATGGGTTGGCCAAGACAGCTCGGGCTTTTCACTGGAGTACCCGTCTGTGGCACTACATGCTTTGTCACGGGACCTGCGAGCCTTTCCAGAGGAGTGCCTCTATCTTATGATTGACGGTGATCTGGGTGAAGGCGAAGAAG AATCCAGCGAGAATGGACAGGATGATGACGAGCAACCTGCGTCAGAGATCCGCTTCGTGCCAGACGACAAGTCGCATT TGGAAGCCATGTACAAGGCAATGTCAGAGTGCCAAGCCCTGCACCCAGACCCTGCTGATGTTGGTGATTCAGATG ATGATGCTGTTTATGAGGATGCCGATGAGGAGGATGAAGGGGCTGAGTACGACGTTCGAGCAGCTGAACAGCAGCGCGGCTGCCACCAACTCGAAGCTGATGCAG GTAATGGTGACTGGGAGGCTGGGGATGAGCCCATGGAGACGGGTCAATTTGAAGATGCAGAACCAGACCATTGA